The sequence below is a genomic window from Chryseobacterium foetidum.
ATGCAACCTATACAGCAACGGGAGTACAGTCGAGCATCGATTATTTCAATAATCCGGGAAGCTTCGATATTAATGGAGACCGCATCAATCCTTTCACATTCTCACAGGTAGGTTACGTAGAATCGTTCGCACCGCTTGTAGGAATAGACGTTACAATGAGAAACAATATGCAGTTTGGAATTCAGTACAACAGAAACAGAATGTTGTTGCTGGGTCTTGTAAACCATACCTTGACTGAAGATTCGAATACAGAATATGTAGTCCGTCTTGGTTACATCGTAAGAAATTTCAGATTAGGAAACGCAGGCGGCGGAGGCCGAAACAATAAAGGAGCAGATTTAAATATCAGAGGAGATATATCACTTCGGGACAGCCGCACCAGTATTATGAATATTTTATTGGATGATTCACAGGTAACCGGAGGGCAGCGCCTGATGAACATCAAATTATCTGCAGACTACAACGTTTCGCAAAATTTGAACCTTATGGTATTCTACGAGCAGATGACCTCAAAATATAAAATATCAACAGCCTTTCCACTTTCAACTGTAAGAGCAGGTCTCAGAGCCACCTTCACATTTGGAGACGCAGGAGGTTTCTAAAATAATTTAAATCATGCAAATCCCTTTCAAAAAAACTGAAAGGGATTTTTTTATCTTATACATTTATTAATTTGTATCGCCTGTATTTCCCCGCTAAGTGTAAGGTTCTGTTTATTCTGAAAACAATTAAAATATAAAATCCCTGCATGGCTTTACGTTAAATCAAATTTTAATAGAAATCATTATCTTACTTAACCTTAACCTCAAACCAAAATGCGAATCCCGTAACCCGCATCCCGAACCCCCAACCCAGTAACCCAACAAAAATGAAATTTTCTTTTGACCATTTACCAATTTTAAATTAAATTTGTCGGTATAAAAAAATAAAAATGAATACACCTGCAGAACTAAAGTACACCAAAGACCACGAATGGATCAGGATTGAAGGAAACGTTGCTACAATCGGAATTACAGATTTCGCACAGGGCGAGTTGGGCGACATCGTTTACGTAGACGTAGACACCGTAGACGAAGATCTTGACGGGGAAGCCGTTTTCGGAAGTGTAGAAGCAGTAAAAACAGTATCAGATCTTTTCCTTCCAATCGCTGGGAAAGTAATCGAGTTCAATGCTGAATTAGAAGACCAGCCGGAATTACTAAACACAGACCCATACGGAAACGGATGGATCATCAAACTCGAAATTGCCGAAGGCGCAGATCATTCAGAATTGCTCACTGCAGAAGAATATCAGGCTGTCATTGGATAATTTCAGAACAATATTTAATAAGATTTTGCCCATTTATTGGGCATTTCTTACTTTTATGCTCCTCAGGCCGGGCCAGGAAAACCATGAATATTGGTTCATGTTCAGCGGCATAGACAAAGTTTTGCACCTGAGCATCTTTGCGGCACTTGGATTTCTTTTCATTGCGTCCTTTCCAAAAATAAAATTCGGCTACTACATTCAGATCATACTCATTTACGCCTTCCTCACAGAAATCTTACAGGAAGAAATGCACCTCGGCCGCTCCATGGAAACCCTTGACATCGTCGCAGACACCATCGGCTGCCTTATCGGATATTATACATATAAATATATCGTAGGAAAATTCTAAAACCACACTTTCTCTCTCTCTCTCTCTCTCTCTCTCAACTCTCCAACCCTTCCACATAATTTTCAGGAGCCGGGAACCCGCTGTCCACTATATCTTTTTTGCGGCAGCCTCCATTTCATTCCGTCAGCCACAAAAAAGGATGCCGTTTCCATCGGGGCTAGTTACGATTTTGCTTCTTTAGAACGACTGTATTTTGATAAGTAATAAGCAATAAGTAATAACGTA
It includes:
- the gcvH gene encoding glycine cleavage system protein GcvH — its product is MNTPAELKYTKDHEWIRIEGNVATIGITDFAQGELGDIVYVDVDTVDEDLDGEAVFGSVEAVKTVSDLFLPIAGKVIEFNAELEDQPELLNTDPYGNGWIIKLEIAEGADHSELLTAEEYQAVIG
- a CDS encoding VanZ family protein, coding for MFSGIDKVLHLSIFAALGFLFIASFPKIKFGYYIQIILIYAFLTEILQEEMHLGRSMETLDIVADTIGCLIGYYTYKYIVGKF